A single Xylanimonas cellulosilytica DSM 15894 DNA region contains:
- the gcvT gene encoding glycine cleavage system aminomethyltransferase GcvT → MSDLKSTPLEAEHQAAGATLTGFGGWLMPLRYTSDLAEHRAVREAAGLFDLSHMGEIHLEGRQAAAALDHALVGNATSIAVGRARYSMLCAEDGSVLDDLIVYRLGEVHFLVVANAGNAELVSRELVARAADFDVAVTDRSATTALIAVQGPRAEQIVAELTAPDDVETLRGLPYYAAAPVTLSTGARALAARTGYTGEDGFELFVDRDDAGVLWRAALTVGEPHGLVPAGLAARDSLRLEAGMPLYGHELDTTTTPYEAGLGRVVRLDKVHDDGASVEFVGRAALAARKASPPARVLVGLRGEGRRSARAGYDVVTPAGTRAGTVTSAAPSPTLGYPIAMAYVTPEVSAEGTALAVDVRGRHEPFTVVSLPFYRRPTA, encoded by the coding sequence GTGAGTGACCTGAAGTCCACGCCGCTGGAGGCCGAGCACCAGGCCGCGGGGGCGACCCTGACGGGGTTCGGTGGCTGGCTGATGCCGCTGCGCTACACCTCCGACCTCGCGGAGCACCGTGCGGTGCGTGAGGCGGCGGGCCTGTTCGACCTGTCCCACATGGGGGAGATCCACCTCGAGGGCCGGCAGGCGGCCGCCGCGCTCGATCACGCGCTGGTCGGCAACGCGACGTCCATCGCCGTCGGGCGTGCGAGGTATTCGATGCTGTGCGCCGAGGACGGCTCCGTGCTCGACGACCTCATCGTCTATCGGCTCGGCGAGGTGCACTTCCTCGTCGTCGCCAACGCGGGGAACGCGGAGCTCGTCAGCCGTGAGCTGGTCGCCCGTGCGGCGGACTTCGACGTCGCCGTGACGGACCGCTCCGCGACGACGGCGCTCATCGCCGTCCAGGGACCGCGCGCCGAGCAGATCGTCGCCGAGCTCACGGCACCCGACGACGTCGAGACCCTGCGTGGCCTGCCGTACTACGCGGCGGCCCCAGTCACGCTGTCTACCGGGGCGCGGGCGCTCGCCGCCCGCACCGGCTACACCGGCGAGGACGGGTTCGAGCTGTTCGTCGATCGCGACGACGCCGGCGTGCTGTGGCGTGCAGCGCTCACGGTGGGGGAGCCGCACGGCCTGGTCCCGGCAGGTCTCGCCGCCCGCGACTCCCTGCGGCTGGAGGCGGGCATGCCGCTGTACGGCCACGAGCTCGACACGACGACGACGCCGTACGAGGCGGGCCTGGGCCGCGTCGTGCGACTCGACAAGGTCCACGACGACGGCGCCTCGGTCGAGTTCGTCGGTCGTGCCGCCCTGGCCGCCCGGAAGGCGTCGCCGCCGGCCCGCGTGCTGGTGGGCCTGCGCGGCGAGGGCCGCCGCTCCGCGCGCGCAGGGTACGACGTCGTCACCCCGGCCGGGACGCGCGCCGGCACGGTGACCTCGGCAGCGCCGTCGCCCACCCTGGGCTACCCGATCGCGATGGCGTACGTGACCCCGGAGGTCTCGGCGGAGGGCACTGCCCTCGCCGTCGACGTCCGGGGGCGGCACGAGCCGTTCACGGTCGTCAGCCTTCCGTTCTACCGCCGCCCGACGGCGTAG
- a CDS encoding pyridoxal phosphate-dependent aminotransferase encodes MKVSRRSHVPPFAVMEILAAANQRRAAGRDVLNLCAGEPSTGASEVVRARAIELLQTGDLGYTEALGVPALREAIAGHYRRWYDVEVDPGRIAVTTGSSGGFVLAFLAAFDVGDRVALARPGYPAYKNILAALGCEVVELDCGPGTRYQPTVSQLMEAYYGGGLDGVVVASPANPTGTMIEPAELAAIARWCAEHDVRLISDEIYHGIAYGTDVHQATAATYTGEGAVVVNSFSKYWAMTGWRLGWLVLPDELVRPVDALAGNVALSPPALSQHAGVAAFSEAGYAAAAANVERYATSRAALLARATELGWDPVAPADGAFYLYGNIAATGLDSRTYCARLLEEADVAITPGTDFDAVGGHEWVRLSFAASVDTVTRAVERIAAWQRTL; translated from the coding sequence ATGAAGGTCTCGCGCCGCTCGCACGTGCCCCCGTTCGCCGTCATGGAGATCCTCGCGGCCGCCAACCAGCGCCGGGCCGCCGGCCGTGACGTGCTCAACCTCTGCGCGGGAGAGCCGTCCACCGGGGCGTCCGAGGTGGTGCGCGCCCGCGCGATCGAGCTGCTCCAGACCGGCGATCTCGGGTACACGGAGGCGCTCGGCGTCCCGGCGCTGCGGGAGGCGATCGCGGGGCACTACCGGCGCTGGTACGACGTCGAGGTGGATCCCGGGCGCATCGCCGTGACCACGGGGTCGAGCGGCGGGTTCGTGCTCGCGTTCCTCGCCGCGTTCGACGTCGGCGACCGCGTGGCGCTGGCCCGGCCGGGGTACCCCGCGTACAAGAACATCCTCGCGGCGCTCGGCTGCGAGGTGGTCGAGCTCGACTGCGGGCCGGGCACGCGGTACCAGCCCACGGTGTCCCAGCTCATGGAGGCGTACTACGGCGGCGGGCTCGACGGCGTCGTCGTCGCGAGCCCGGCGAACCCCACGGGCACGATGATCGAGCCGGCGGAGCTGGCGGCGATCGCCCGCTGGTGCGCCGAGCACGACGTGCGCCTGATCAGCGACGAGATCTACCACGGCATCGCCTACGGCACAGATGTACACCAGGCCACTGCTGCGACGTACACGGGTGAGGGCGCCGTGGTCGTCAACTCGTTCTCCAAGTACTGGGCCATGACCGGGTGGCGGCTGGGATGGCTCGTGCTGCCCGACGAGCTGGTCCGCCCCGTCGACGCCCTGGCCGGGAACGTCGCCCTCTCTCCCCCGGCGCTCTCCCAGCACGCGGGCGTCGCCGCATTCAGCGAGGCCGGGTACGCGGCCGCCGCGGCCAACGTCGAGCGGTACGCCACCTCCCGGGCGGCGCTGCTCGCCCGAGCGACCGAGCTGGGCTGGGACCCGGTGGCCCCGGCCGACGGGGCCTTCTACCTGTACGGCAACATCGCCGCCACCGGCCTGGACTCGCGCACCTACTGCGCCCGCCTGCTCGAGGAGGCCGACGTCGCCATCACGCCGGGCACCGACTTCGACGCGGTGGGCGGGCACGAATGGGTGCGGCTGTCCTTCGCCGCCTCTGTCGACACCGTGACGCGTGCCGTCGAACGCATCGCCGCCTGGCAGCGCACGCTCTGA
- the gcvPB gene encoding aminomethyl-transferring glycine dehydrogenase subunit GcvPB produces the protein MTGALVTSHSPALDPDLFATRHVGPGGAESAQVRAMLDVLGYPSLDAVVDAAVPAAIRTQRPLDLPAARTEPEVLADLRAIAAKNQVKRQMIGLGYYPTHTPPVIRRNVLESPAWYTAYTPYQPEISQGRLEALLNFQQVVEDLTGLEVAGASLLDEATAVAEAVALMWRASRATTGYVVLDADLFPQTLAVTRGRAEAIGLPVVVANLDQGLAAGLEAAASHAASDPASDVAAASAGLSSGLPEGDVVGVVVAQTGASGRVLDARQVIAEAKERGALVTMATDPLALTILVSPGELGADIAVGSAQRLGVPLFYGGPHAAYIAVRKGLERQLPGRLVGVSVDADGATAYRLALSTREQHIRREKATSNICTAQALLAITAAMYAVYHGPDGLRAIAERIHTHATTLTTALRAAHITVEHDTFFDTIRTHVPAQAATIAAQARAAGLNLYTPDHDHVQIACDETTTDADIAAVLQAFTQALGSHTSAPEAAPMHEAGRSDDARAAVNPRVEGPRGPVNAAARASSDVPAAPAETLPEPLKRTTPFLQHPVFHQHRSETAMLRYLRSLSDKDLALDRTMIPLGSCTMKLNATAEMEPISWPEFADLHPYVPADQAEGYEELISALEAGLAEITGYAAVSLQPNAGSQGEFAGLLAIRAYHRSRGEEGRDIVLIPASAHGTNAASAALAGLRVVVVKTAADGEIALDDLREKLAQHGPQVAAIMITYPSTHGVYEEHVREVCDAVHDAGGQVYIDGANLNALVGLARPAELGGDVSHLNLHKTFCIPHGGGGPGVGPVAVAAHLAPFLPGDPVGGGVVSTGSTTGDGSTTVGGSTTGGGVPVSAARHGSAGILPISYAYVALMGPDGLTHATKTAVLAANYVARRLADHYPTLYTGPGGLVAHECILDLRPLTAATGVSAEDVAKRLMDYGFHAPTLSFPVAGTLMVEPTESEDLAELDRFVDAMIAIKGEIDAVGAGEWPADDNPLRNAPHTAQSVSADEWTHPYPRSLAAYPVPALRGAKYWPPVRRIDAARGDRTLICSCPPPESYA, from the coding sequence ATGACCGGAGCGCTCGTGACCAGCCACTCCCCCGCCCTCGACCCGGATCTCTTCGCCACCCGCCACGTCGGGCCCGGCGGCGCCGAGTCCGCGCAGGTGCGCGCCATGCTCGACGTGCTCGGGTACCCGTCGCTCGACGCCGTCGTCGACGCGGCCGTCCCTGCTGCCATCCGCACGCAGCGGCCGCTGGACCTCCCGGCGGCCCGCACGGAGCCCGAGGTGCTCGCGGACCTGCGCGCGATCGCGGCGAAGAACCAGGTCAAGCGCCAGATGATCGGGCTGGGCTACTACCCCACCCACACGCCGCCGGTGATCCGCCGCAACGTGCTGGAGTCGCCGGCCTGGTACACCGCGTACACGCCGTACCAACCCGAGATCAGCCAGGGCCGCCTCGAGGCGCTCCTGAACTTCCAACAGGTGGTCGAGGACCTCACGGGTCTCGAGGTCGCGGGTGCGTCCCTGCTCGACGAGGCCACGGCGGTCGCGGAGGCCGTCGCCCTGATGTGGCGGGCGTCCCGCGCGACGACGGGGTACGTCGTCCTCGACGCCGACCTCTTCCCCCAGACCCTCGCCGTGACGCGCGGCCGCGCCGAGGCGATCGGCCTGCCGGTAGTTGTCGCGAACCTCGACCAGGGCCTCGCCGCGGGCCTGGAGGCCGCCGCGTCCCACGCCGCATCCGACCCCGCGTCCGACGTCGCCGCCGCTTCCGCCGGCCTGTCCAGCGGGCTGCCCGAGGGCGACGTGGTCGGAGTCGTCGTCGCCCAGACCGGCGCCAGCGGCCGCGTCCTGGACGCCCGCCAGGTGATCGCCGAGGCCAAGGAGCGCGGCGCCCTGGTCACGATGGCCACCGACCCGCTGGCCCTGACGATCCTGGTCAGCCCGGGCGAGCTCGGTGCCGACATCGCCGTGGGCTCCGCCCAGCGCCTGGGCGTCCCGCTGTTCTACGGCGGCCCGCACGCCGCGTACATCGCGGTCCGCAAGGGCCTGGAACGCCAGCTTCCGGGCCGCCTGGTCGGCGTGAGCGTCGACGCCGACGGCGCCACCGCCTACCGCCTGGCCCTGTCGACGCGCGAACAGCACATCCGCCGCGAGAAGGCCACGAGCAACATCTGCACGGCCCAGGCCCTCCTGGCGATCACGGCCGCCATGTACGCCGTCTACCACGGCCCCGACGGCCTCCGAGCGATCGCCGAGCGCATCCACACCCACGCCACCACCCTGACCACCGCGCTCCGCGCCGCCCACATCACGGTCGAGCACGACACCTTCTTCGACACGATCCGCACCCACGTCCCAGCCCAGGCCGCCACCATCGCCGCTCAAGCCCGAGCCGCCGGCCTCAACCTGTACACCCCAGACCACGACCACGTACAAATAGCCTGCGACGAGACAACAACAGACGCAGACATCGCCGCCGTCCTCCAAGCCTTCACCCAGGCGCTGGGCTCGCACACCTCCGCGCCGGAAGCCGCACCGATGCACGAGGCTGGGAGGTCGGACGACGCGCGCGCGGCAGTCAACCCCAGAGTGGAGGGCCCCCGAGGGCCCGTGAACGCTGCCGCGCGCGCGTCGTCCGACGTCCCAGCCGCCCCAGCCGAGACGCTGCCCGAGCCCCTCAAGCGAACGACACCGTTCCTCCAGCACCCCGTCTTCCACCAGCACCGCAGCGAGACCGCGATGCTCCGCTACCTGCGTTCCCTGAGCGACAAGGACCTCGCCCTCGACCGCACGATGATCCCGCTCGGCTCCTGCACGATGAAGCTCAACGCCACGGCGGAGATGGAACCCATCAGCTGGCCGGAGTTCGCCGACCTGCACCCGTATGTGCCTGCTGACCAGGCCGAAGGCTACGAGGAACTCATCAGCGCGCTGGAGGCCGGGCTCGCGGAGATCACGGGGTACGCGGCGGTCAGCCTCCAGCCGAACGCGGGTTCTCAGGGGGAGTTCGCGGGTCTGCTGGCGATCAGGGCGTACCACCGGTCGCGGGGCGAGGAGGGGCGGGACATCGTCCTGATCCCGGCGAGCGCGCACGGTACGAACGCGGCGTCGGCGGCTCTGGCGGGCCTGCGGGTGGTGGTGGTCAAGACGGCTGCCGACGGTGAGATCGCGCTCGATGATCTGCGCGAGAAGCTGGCGCAGCACGGCCCGCAGGTGGCGGCGATCATGATCACGTACCCGTCGACGCACGGGGTGTACGAGGAGCATGTGCGCGAGGTCTGCGACGCCGTACATGATGCTGGTGGTCAGGTGTACATCGACGGGGCGAACCTCAACGCCCTCGTGGGTCTGGCCCGGCCGGCGGAGCTCGGTGGGGACGTGTCGCACCTGAACCTGCACAAGACGTTCTGCATCCCGCACGGGGGTGGCGGACCGGGGGTGGGGCCGGTGGCGGTGGCCGCGCACCTGGCGCCGTTCCTGCCGGGGGATCCGGTGGGTGGTGGGGTGGTTTCGACAGGCTCAACCACCGGGGACGGCTCAACCACCGTGGGCGGCTCAACCACCGGTGGGGGGGTTCCTGTCAGTGCCGCGCGGCACGGGTCGGCGGGGATCCTGCCGATCTCGTACGCGTATGTCGCGCTGATGGGCCCGGACGGCCTGACGCACGCGACCAAGACGGCCGTGCTGGCCGCGAACTACGTCGCCCGCCGCCTCGCGGACCACTACCCGACGCTGTACACGGGCCCCGGTGGACTGGTGGCCCACGAGTGCATCCTGGACCTGCGGCCCCTCACGGCGGCGACCGGGGTGAGCGCCGAGGACGTCGCCAAGCGCCTCATGGACTACGGCTTCCACGCCCCGACGCTGAGCTTCCCGGTGGCCGGCACCCTCATGGTCGAACCCACGGAGTCCGAGGATCTCGCGGAGCTGGACCGGTTCGTGGACGCGATGATCGCGATCAAGGGCGAGATCGACGCCGTCGGGGCGGGGGAGTGGCCCGCGGATGACAACCCGCTGCGCAACGCCCCGCACACCGCGCAGTCCGTCAGCGCGGACGAGTGGACCCACCCGTACCCGCGCAGTCTGGCCGCCTACCCGGTGCCGGCGCTGCGAGGGGCCAAGTACTGGCCTCCGGTGCGGCGGATCGACGCGGCCCGCGGGGACCGCACCCTGATCTGCAGCTGCCCGCCGCCCGAGTCGTACGCCTGA
- a CDS encoding (deoxy)nucleoside triphosphate pyrophosphohydrolase: MTYQPSADPTDAITGEWSASDGSGLASRRLVVAAVIVDDVVTPTRLLGARRVRPEELAGRWEFPGGKVDAGETPVGALHRELREELGVAVELGAELMGPDDGGWIITDRHVMRLWFARVTDGDPEPLVEHDELRWLDADGLFDVHWLDGDVRIVEALASHLDRDGG, from the coding sequence ATGACGTACCAGCCTTCCGCGGATCCGACCGACGCCATCACGGGCGAGTGGTCGGCGTCCGACGGGAGCGGTCTCGCGTCCCGGCGACTGGTGGTCGCCGCGGTGATCGTCGACGACGTCGTCACCCCCACCCGGTTGCTCGGTGCGCGCCGGGTGCGCCCCGAGGAGCTCGCCGGCCGCTGGGAGTTCCCCGGTGGCAAGGTCGACGCGGGGGAGACCCCCGTAGGGGCGTTGCACCGTGAGTTGCGCGAGGAGCTGGGGGTCGCCGTCGAGCTCGGTGCCGAGCTGATGGGGCCCGACGACGGTGGCTGGATCATCACCGACCGGCACGTGATGCGGCTGTGGTTCGCCCGCGTCACGGACGGCGACCCGGAGCCGCTCGTCGAGCACGACGAGCTGCGCTGGCTAGACGCCGACGGGCTCTTCGACGTGCACTGGCTGGACGGCGACGTCCGCATCGTCGAGGCGCTGGCCTCGCACCTGGACCGGGACGGCGGCTGA
- a CDS encoding LysR family transcriptional regulator, giving the protein MATDPRRLSFLLAVHRAGGVLAAADLLGVTASAVSQQIARLEAEEGFAVLDRGPRGVTLTPAGRVLAEAAERIESELVEARQAIAALGDGVSGRVAIGAFQTAIRAVVAPALAPLAERFPGVELDVREHEPADSVRMLRAGDLDVVVLERDAENANPAPRGSQDVPLVDEPWRLVVPASTAAPERLEDLARLTFVGSEVGTASSRALQRLSRTLGTDIGTRHATYDFDTTLALVAAGQGVALLPALALQDVALMDSLQVVRLAGLGERRLVARHRVTRHEPSPAVRAVVDVMREVAARLDLA; this is encoded by the coding sequence ATGGCCACGGATCCCCGTCGACTCTCGTTCCTGCTCGCCGTGCACCGCGCGGGCGGAGTGCTCGCCGCCGCCGATCTGCTCGGCGTGACGGCGTCGGCGGTGTCGCAACAGATCGCACGGCTGGAGGCCGAAGAGGGCTTCGCCGTGCTGGACCGAGGCCCCCGCGGAGTCACCCTCACCCCTGCGGGGCGAGTGCTGGCCGAGGCCGCGGAGCGCATCGAGAGCGAGCTGGTCGAGGCCCGCCAAGCCATCGCGGCGCTCGGGGACGGGGTGTCCGGGCGGGTGGCGATCGGCGCCTTCCAGACGGCGATCCGCGCCGTCGTGGCCCCCGCTCTGGCACCGCTGGCCGAACGCTTCCCGGGCGTCGAGCTCGACGTGCGGGAGCACGAGCCGGCCGACTCCGTGCGCATGCTGCGGGCGGGCGACCTCGACGTCGTCGTGCTCGAGCGTGACGCCGAGAACGCGAACCCGGCGCCGCGGGGTTCGCAGGACGTGCCGCTGGTCGACGAGCCGTGGCGCCTCGTCGTCCCCGCGAGCACCGCGGCCCCTGAGCGGCTCGAGGACCTGGCCCGCCTGACGTTCGTCGGTTCCGAGGTGGGGACGGCGTCGTCCCGTGCGCTGCAGCGGCTGTCGCGCACGCTCGGCACCGACATCGGCACCCGGCACGCGACGTACGACTTCGACACCACGCTGGCTCTCGTCGCCGCAGGTCAGGGCGTCGCCCTGCTGCCCGCGCTGGCCCTCCAGGACGTCGCGCTGATGGACAGCCTGCAGGTGGTGCGCCTGGCCGGGCTGGGCGAACGCCGGCTCGTCGCCCGGCACCGCGTGACCCGGCACGAGCCCAGCCCCGCGGTCCGCGCCGTCGTGGACGTCATGCGCGAGGTCGCCGCACGGCTCGACCTCGCGTGA
- the gcvH gene encoding glycine cleavage system protein GcvH, which translates to MASYPEHLQYSREHEWVDASSPAVIGITSLAADALGDVVYLELPEVGAAIESGAVVGEIESTKSVSELFSPVTGTVVEVNQAAIDDPAVVNADPFGAGWLFKVEVTALGELLDAEAYAALAE; encoded by the coding sequence ATGGCCAGCTACCCCGAGCACCTGCAGTACTCGCGCGAGCACGAGTGGGTCGACGCGTCATCGCCCGCCGTCATCGGCATCACGTCGCTCGCCGCCGACGCGCTCGGCGACGTCGTCTACCTCGAGCTGCCCGAGGTGGGGGCGGCGATCGAGTCGGGCGCCGTCGTCGGCGAGATCGAGTCCACCAAGTCGGTCTCGGAGCTGTTCTCGCCCGTGACCGGCACGGTCGTCGAGGTCAACCAGGCCGCGATCGACGACCCGGCCGTCGTCAACGCCGACCCGTTCGGGGCCGGCTGGTTGTTCAAGGTGGAGGTCACCGCGCTGGGCGAGCTGCTCGACGCCGAGGCCTACGCCGCGCTCGCGGAGTGA
- a CDS encoding serpin family protein — translation MSAPGQHGTDAGTLRSRHGRRAGGATAAVVLAALAACSGPDPSQGMLVADGVEARQVAVSDAGAAADVVGATRRIGAALLVASPADANAVVSPSSVAVALSMLADGARGGTLAELDQVLGATGEDRRDAVAALRGTLLRHDGDPAVVRDEELPDDPVVHLAAQVVVDDQLTPDDAYLTTLADVYGAGVQRVDLGSDDGKSALDAWVQHHSGGLVEESAITPKDSLRLVLQDAVVLAARWYTPFPGHATGDRPFTTADGTEVSVPTMSGEAPRAYAEVDGWRAARLPYTGHELHADVILPPDGVNPAAAHPELLAALAAALDDAEDQPVRVTLPVLDLRPDPLDLRDAIATLGAPTVLDPGAADLTGIGTDDAGERLYLGQAMQQAVLQLDEEGTRAAAVTELGAEAGSAPVDRPVELTLDRPFLIEIAHTSTSWPLFQAAIRDPRPGG, via the coding sequence ATGAGCGCTCCCGGGCAGCACGGCACCGACGCAGGCACCCTCCGGTCACGGCACGGTCGCCGCGCGGGCGGGGCCACCGCAGCGGTGGTCCTTGCCGCGCTCGCCGCATGCTCCGGTCCCGATCCGTCGCAGGGGATGCTGGTCGCCGACGGGGTCGAGGCCCGTCAGGTCGCGGTGAGCGACGCCGGTGCCGCCGCCGACGTCGTCGGTGCCACCCGCCGCATCGGTGCCGCCCTGCTGGTGGCGTCACCCGCCGATGCGAACGCCGTCGTCTCGCCGTCGAGCGTGGCCGTCGCCCTGTCGATGCTGGCGGACGGCGCCCGGGGCGGCACCCTCGCCGAGCTCGACCAGGTGCTCGGCGCCACGGGGGAGGACCGGCGCGACGCCGTCGCCGCCCTGCGCGGCACGCTCCTTCGCCACGACGGCGACCCCGCCGTCGTCCGCGACGAGGAGCTGCCCGACGATCCGGTGGTCCACCTCGCCGCGCAGGTGGTCGTGGACGACCAGCTCACGCCCGACGACGCCTACCTGACCACGCTCGCCGACGTGTACGGCGCGGGCGTGCAGCGCGTCGACCTGGGCTCGGACGACGGCAAGTCCGCTCTCGACGCCTGGGTGCAGCACCACTCGGGCGGGTTGGTCGAGGAGTCGGCGATCACACCGAAAGACTCGCTGCGCCTCGTGCTGCAGGACGCGGTGGTGCTCGCGGCTCGCTGGTACACCCCGTTCCCCGGGCACGCCACGGGCGACCGGCCGTTCACGACCGCGGACGGCACCGAGGTGTCGGTGCCCACCATGAGCGGCGAGGCGCCCCGGGCGTACGCCGAGGTGGACGGCTGGCGCGCGGCCCGGCTGCCGTACACCGGGCATGAGCTGCACGCCGACGTGATCCTGCCGCCCGACGGCGTCAACCCGGCCGCCGCGCACCCGGAGCTGCTGGCCGCGCTGGCGGCCGCCCTCGACGACGCCGAGGATCAGCCGGTCCGGGTCACGCTGCCCGTCCTCGATCTGCGTCCCGACCCCCTCGACCTGCGCGACGCGATCGCCACCCTCGGGGCGCCGACCGTGCTCGATCCGGGTGCGGCGGATCTCACCGGGATCGGCACCGACGACGCCGGCGAGAGGCTGTACCTGGGCCAGGCGATGCAGCAGGCCGTGCTGCAGCTCGACGAGGAGGGCACCCGGGCGGCCGCCGTGACCGAGCTGGGAGCCGAGGCCGGCTCCGCCCCCGTGGACCGCCCCGTCGAGCTGACCCTCGACCGCCCGTTCCTCATAGAGATCGCCCACACGTCGACGTCCTGGCCGCTCTTCCAGGCCGCGATCCGCGACCCCCGCCCCGGTGGTTGA
- a CDS encoding endonuclease/exonuclease/phosphatase family protein — MSLRLATFNVQHGRMPDGRVDPPFLAAAVSTLRADVVALQEVDRGQVRSAGADLAALVAQAMGAADHRYVPAVVGRVEPRRAAPGQAPGDDDPALALAPLAQATGPALLPAAGRVLRSRAGRAAARAYLGTWVSRRRARGDEPDDVPAYGIALISRYPVRQWRQVRLPLGSPWLFGRLQLGTDQPRVAVCAVVETPDGPLTVVTTHLSSGSTWNQTQLRWLAERLRGAPRPLVLMGDLNLRGSVPTELTGWRDLVEIDTYPRHRPWIGIDHVLVDDVAPAVGEPIDPGAPHPGGRVHSLAPARAVDLGISDHCAVVVDVRLGPPRP; from the coding sequence ATGAGCCTGCGCCTGGCGACGTTCAACGTCCAGCACGGGCGGATGCCCGACGGGAGGGTCGATCCGCCCTTCCTCGCCGCGGCAGTCTCGACGCTCCGCGCCGACGTCGTCGCCCTGCAGGAGGTGGACCGCGGGCAGGTGCGGTCCGCCGGCGCGGACCTCGCCGCCCTCGTCGCGCAGGCGATGGGCGCCGCCGACCATCGTTACGTCCCGGCCGTCGTCGGGCGGGTCGAGCCACGGCGGGCCGCCCCCGGGCAGGCGCCCGGCGATGACGATCCGGCGCTCGCCCTCGCCCCGCTCGCGCAGGCCACGGGACCGGCACTCCTGCCCGCGGCGGGTCGGGTGCTGCGGTCCCGCGCCGGTCGGGCGGCGGCCCGCGCCTACCTGGGCACCTGGGTCTCCCGCCGTCGGGCACGCGGTGACGAGCCCGACGACGTGCCCGCCTACGGCATCGCGCTGATCTCGCGGTACCCCGTCCGGCAGTGGCGGCAGGTGCGGCTCCCGCTCGGCTCCCCCTGGCTGTTCGGGCGCCTCCAGCTCGGCACCGACCAGCCGCGGGTCGCCGTCTGCGCCGTCGTCGAGACGCCGGACGGGCCGCTCACGGTGGTGACCACGCACCTGTCGTCCGGTTCGACGTGGAACCAGACGCAGCTCCGGTGGCTCGCCGAGCGGCTGCGTGGCGCACCCCGGCCTCTCGTCCTGATGGGCGATCTCAACCTGCGCGGGAGCGTGCCGACAGAGCTCACCGGGTGGCGGGACCTCGTGGAGATCGACACCTACCCGCGGCACCGGCCGTGGATCGGGATCGACCACGTCCTGGTCGACGACGTCGCGCCCGCCGTCGGCGAGCCCATCGACCCCGGCGCACCGCATCCCGGCGGGCGCGTCCACTCGCTCGCCCCCGCCCGGGCCGTCGACCTCGGCATCAGCGACCACTGCGCCGTCGTCGTCGACGTGCGCCTGGGCCCACCGCGTCCGTAG
- a CDS encoding DUF6328 family protein, protein MDDDDRGRKETADERSDRNWVELLQELRVMQTGVQILTGFLLTVPFQPRFETLTAFQRGFYLVLVVLAALTTGIAVAPVALHRALFRRHLKPRLVTVADRITRAALILLALLVTGVVGLVFDVVVGRGAAITAVALALAFLGVLWAVVPEVVKERSARD, encoded by the coding sequence ATGGACGATGACGACCGGGGTCGCAAGGAGACCGCCGACGAGCGCTCCGACCGCAACTGGGTCGAGCTGCTCCAGGAGCTGCGCGTCATGCAGACCGGCGTCCAGATCCTCACGGGCTTCCTGCTCACCGTGCCGTTCCAGCCGCGGTTCGAGACGCTCACGGCGTTCCAGCGCGGGTTCTACCTGGTGCTCGTGGTGCTCGCGGCGCTGACGACCGGCATCGCCGTCGCTCCCGTGGCGCTGCACCGCGCCCTGTTCCGCCGCCACCTCAAGCCGCGGCTCGTCACCGTCGCCGACCGCATCACGCGGGCGGCACTGATCCTGCTCGCGCTGCTGGTCACGGGGGTGGTGGGGCTCGTGTTCGACGTCGTCGTCGGACGCGGGGCGGCGATCACCGCCGTCGCGCTCGCGCTGGCGTTCCTCGGCGTGCTGTGGGCGGTGGTCCCGGAGGTGGTCAAGGAGCGGTCCGCGCGGGACTGA
- a CDS encoding LuxR C-terminal-related transcriptional regulator — MSIIELERTAPAASINPLTRREQVVLSNLTEDVTLEQIATKLFVTRNTVKSQVRSVYRKIGVSTRADAVAWARQAGMYTA, encoded by the coding sequence ATGAGCATCATCGAGCTGGAGCGCACGGCTCCCGCTGCGTCCATCAACCCGCTGACGCGTCGCGAGCAGGTCGTCCTGTCCAACCTGACGGAGGACGTCACCCTCGAACAGATCGCGACGAAGCTGTTCGTCACCCGCAACACCGTGAAGTCGCAGGTGCGCAGCGTCTACCGAAAGATCGGCGTGTCCACCCGCGCCGACGCGGTCGCCTGGGCCCGCCAGGCCGGCATGTACACCGCCTGA